A genomic window from Maridesulfovibrio sp. includes:
- the purT gene encoding formate-dependent phosphoribosylglycinamide formyltransferase has product MVTLGTAGTASARKMMLLGGGELGKEVVVEAQRLGVEVIVVDRYENTPAMQVAHRSYVISMLDAAELRRVVETEKPDFIVPEIEAIATETLLELEKEGFNVVPTARATRLTMDREGIRRLAAEEVGLKTSPYKFADTKEEYLEALKEIGIPCVIKPVMSSSGKGQSTVKSEADIDRAWDYSQSGGRTGEGRIIVESFVDFDYEITLLTVRHAGGTSYCAPIGHRQDDGDYRESWQPQPMSEAALAKAQDYALRITDALGGRGIFGVELFVKGEDVIFSEVSPRPHDTGLVTVISQDLSEFALHVRAIMGLPVPAIRQYSPAASSVILSNGKSAAPAFANVDKALEEADTKVLIFGKGECDGVRRLGVALALGEDVEDAKARAIRASSAVEVEY; this is encoded by the coding sequence ATGGTCACTCTTGGAACTGCCGGAACTGCTTCCGCCCGCAAAATGATGCTGCTCGGCGGTGGCGAGCTTGGTAAAGAAGTTGTCGTTGAAGCTCAGCGCCTTGGCGTTGAGGTAATTGTCGTGGACAGGTATGAAAATACCCCGGCCATGCAGGTAGCGCACCGCAGTTATGTTATTTCAATGCTTGATGCTGCTGAACTACGCCGTGTTGTTGAAACTGAAAAGCCTGATTTCATCGTGCCTGAAATCGAGGCCATTGCCACCGAAACCCTGCTCGAACTTGAGAAGGAAGGTTTCAACGTAGTTCCTACCGCCCGCGCTACCCGCCTGACCATGGATCGCGAAGGCATCCGCCGTCTGGCTGCCGAGGAAGTCGGCCTGAAAACTTCTCCCTACAAATTTGCGGATACCAAGGAAGAGTACCTCGAAGCATTGAAAGAAATCGGCATTCCCTGCGTTATCAAGCCGGTTATGAGTTCTTCCGGGAAAGGGCAGAGCACCGTAAAATCCGAAGCAGATATCGACCGTGCATGGGATTACTCTCAGTCCGGCGGCAGAACCGGAGAAGGGCGTATCATCGTCGAAAGCTTTGTCGATTTCGATTATGAAATCACTCTGCTGACCGTGCGCCATGCAGGTGGCACTTCCTACTGCGCACCCATCGGACACCGTCAGGATGATGGTGATTACCGTGAATCATGGCAGCCGCAGCCCATGTCAGAAGCCGCACTTGCCAAGGCTCAGGACTATGCGCTGAGAATTACCGATGCCCTCGGCGGCAGGGGAATTTTCGGCGTGGAGCTTTTTGTTAAGGGTGAGGATGTTATTTTCAGCGAAGTTTCCCCGCGCCCACACGATACCGGACTGGTGACAGTAATTTCGCAGGATTTGAGTGAATTTGCTCTGCATGTCCGCGCTATTATGGGACTGCCTGTTCCCGCTATCCGTCAGTATAGTCCGGCGGCATCCAGTGTCATCCTTTCCAACGGTAAATCCGCAGCACCCGCTTTCGCTAATGTGGATAAGGCTCTTGAAGAAGCCGACACTAAAGTCCTCATCTTTGGTAAAGGGGAATGTGACGGTGTGCGCCGTCTCGGTGTTGCCCTTGCTCTTGGTGAAGATGTGGAAGACGCAAAAGCGCGTGCTATACGTGCTTCCTCTGCTGTTGAAGTTGAATATTAA
- a CDS encoding UbiX family flavin prenyltransferase translates to MDTKKIILAASGASGTIYAVKLAQHLRTLDNIELHLIISNAALKVMELETDFKPEDLTGCADFVYPQENIAAPPASGSWQHAGMIICPCSMATLAAVAQGLGNNLIHRAADVCLKERRKLILVTRETPLNLIHIRNMETATLAGATIMPASPGFYHAPKSIDDMAAHMAGRVLEQMQIPHNLYRAWGEESKR, encoded by the coding sequence ATGGACACTAAAAAAATAATCCTCGCCGCCAGCGGAGCCAGTGGAACAATATATGCGGTGAAACTGGCCCAGCATCTGCGCACATTGGATAATATTGAATTGCATTTGATAATTTCCAATGCTGCCCTGAAGGTGATGGAACTTGAAACAGACTTCAAACCTGAAGACCTGACCGGATGCGCAGATTTCGTCTATCCGCAGGAGAATATTGCCGCACCTCCTGCCAGCGGTTCATGGCAACATGCAGGCATGATAATCTGCCCCTGCTCCATGGCTACACTTGCGGCAGTAGCCCAAGGATTGGGCAACAACCTGATTCACCGGGCCGCGGACGTCTGCCTCAAAGAACGGCGGAAACTTATTCTTGTTACCCGCGAAACCCCGCTCAACCTGATCCACATACGCAACATGGAAACCGCAACCCTTGCCGGGGCCACAATTATGCCAGCGTCACCTGGTTTTTATCATGCCCCCAAAAGCATTGATGACATGGCAGCACACATGGCAGGTAGAGTTTTAGAACAAATGCAAATCCCACACAATTTATACCGTGCGTGGGGCGAAGAATCAAAGAGGTAA
- a CDS encoding metal-dependent hydrolase, protein MKHVFTWNGHSNFTIQSDDKTIIIDPFFEGNPKASATWESISKADAVLVTHDHGDHIGQAVEICKATGATLVCIFDLLEKMIEQGVDQEKLIGMNIGGTVSVAGIKIKMVQAMHSSATGAPSGFILTYEDDFCVYFAGDTGLFASMELFGKLHDIDVALLPTGGWFTMDSKDAAYACKLLNCKTAIPMHFGTFPILEQDAVDFKKACAEFAPNCKVVELEVGKGQEI, encoded by the coding sequence ATGAAACACGTATTCACATGGAACGGCCATTCCAATTTCACCATCCAGTCTGACGACAAAACAATTATCATCGATCCCTTTTTCGAAGGTAATCCCAAGGCTTCCGCAACATGGGAATCCATCAGCAAAGCAGACGCCGTGCTGGTAACTCACGATCACGGCGACCATATCGGACAGGCAGTTGAAATCTGCAAAGCCACCGGAGCTACACTGGTCTGCATTTTTGATCTACTGGAAAAAATGATTGAACAGGGAGTTGATCAGGAAAAGCTGATTGGCATGAACATCGGCGGAACTGTATCCGTAGCCGGGATCAAAATCAAAATGGTGCAGGCCATGCACTCCTCCGCCACAGGAGCACCTTCCGGATTCATTCTCACTTACGAAGATGATTTTTGCGTCTATTTCGCAGGGGATACAGGGCTTTTCGCCAGCATGGAACTTTTTGGAAAACTACACGATATCGATGTTGCCCTGCTGCCTACCGGCGGTTGGTTCACCATGGATTCAAAAGATGCCGCTTATGCCTGCAAGCTGCTGAATTGCAAAACCGCCATCCCCATGCATTTCGGCACATTCCCCATCCTTGAACAGGATGCCGTTGATTTCAAAAAAGCATGCGCCGAATTTGCTCCCAACTGCAAAGTTGTCGAACTCGAAGTTGGCAAAGGACAAGAGATTTAG
- the uvrC gene encoding excinuclease ABC subunit UvrC, with the protein MAFEFNSGDFSTLPGVYLMKDSSGRIIYVGKARELRKRLASYFRAFDKHTPKTRVLVSKIHSIDTLVTGTEKEALLLEASLIKKHRPRYNVVLRDDKQYVLFQLDKKSDFPRLRMTRKVVRDGSVYFGPYTSSYFARETWKVLGKVFPLRKCSDSSFRNRVRPCLYYDIGQCLGPCVNLVPHNDYMELVHQVELLLSGKAGDLIGSLRRQMEEASEAMEFEVAAKFRDQIKAIQKTIEKQSVVLNERSDIDVIALAESSQGVGLGLLFIRKGRLLDKKNFFWPGLSLEDGEEVLNSFVSQFYTSTKFIPPKLFVPFEYDMQGAAELLSERSKSIVRIMTPHSGEEKRLLEIARKNAALGIKEKENDNILDMLAGKLKLSGPPKRIECIDASHLGGEGMRVGMVVFEEAKSEKSQYRTYVFPELEHSSDDYAALFHWVIKRIDSGPPWADLILIDGGKGQLASVEKAFAENWKYEEPIPHLASIAKGPTRKAGELEDRIFRPGRKNHLPLKGGSPELLYLQRVRDEAHRFVIGRQRKSRKQKVLQSEVLSLPGIGPKTARLLWDEFGSVQKMKEASVKELSNVQGIGKKRAQQIFDAFKEV; encoded by the coding sequence ATGGCATTTGAATTTAATAGTGGCGATTTTTCGACATTGCCCGGTGTTTATCTGATGAAGGATTCTTCCGGACGCATTATATATGTAGGGAAGGCTCGTGAGTTGCGCAAAAGGTTGGCCTCCTATTTCAGGGCCTTTGACAAACATACGCCTAAGACCCGGGTGCTTGTTTCCAAAATTCATTCCATCGATACTCTTGTTACCGGGACTGAAAAAGAAGCCTTGTTGCTTGAGGCCAGTCTGATCAAGAAGCATAGGCCGCGTTATAATGTTGTCCTGCGGGATGACAAGCAGTACGTCCTTTTTCAGCTGGACAAGAAATCAGATTTTCCACGACTGCGTATGACCCGCAAGGTTGTCCGGGATGGTTCGGTCTATTTCGGTCCTTATACCTCCAGCTATTTTGCCCGCGAAACATGGAAAGTTCTTGGTAAAGTTTTTCCATTGCGTAAGTGTTCAGACTCTTCTTTTCGGAACCGAGTGCGGCCCTGCCTGTATTATGACATTGGTCAATGCCTTGGCCCGTGCGTAAATCTGGTTCCTCACAATGATTACATGGAACTGGTTCATCAGGTTGAGTTATTGCTTTCCGGCAAGGCTGGAGATTTGATTGGTTCTTTGCGGCGTCAGATGGAAGAGGCGTCCGAGGCCATGGAGTTTGAAGTGGCTGCGAAATTTCGTGACCAGATTAAGGCGATTCAGAAAACAATTGAAAAGCAGTCGGTAGTTCTAAATGAGCGCTCAGACATTGACGTAATTGCTTTGGCGGAATCTTCGCAGGGTGTAGGTCTTGGGTTGCTCTTTATTCGTAAAGGGCGCTTACTGGATAAGAAAAATTTTTTCTGGCCCGGGTTGAGCCTTGAAGACGGCGAAGAAGTGTTGAACAGCTTTGTTTCCCAGTTCTATACCTCTACTAAATTCATACCCCCTAAGCTTTTCGTCCCTTTTGAATACGATATGCAGGGTGCAGCGGAGCTACTTAGTGAACGCAGCAAGTCCATAGTACGTATTATGACTCCTCACAGTGGCGAGGAAAAGCGGTTGCTTGAAATTGCCCGCAAGAACGCCGCGCTTGGAATCAAAGAAAAGGAAAACGACAATATCTTAGATATGTTGGCCGGGAAACTGAAGCTGTCCGGGCCGCCGAAGCGCATTGAATGTATTGATGCTTCTCATCTGGGCGGGGAGGGTATGCGTGTAGGTATGGTTGTTTTCGAAGAAGCCAAGTCTGAAAAATCGCAATACCGTACTTACGTTTTCCCAGAGCTGGAGCATTCTTCGGATGACTACGCCGCCTTGTTTCATTGGGTAATCAAGCGAATTGATTCCGGACCGCCTTGGGCGGACCTTATATTAATAGATGGTGGTAAAGGCCAGCTTGCGTCAGTCGAGAAAGCTTTTGCCGAAAACTGGAAATATGAAGAGCCTATCCCGCATTTGGCTTCAATCGCCAAAGGCCCGACCCGTAAGGCCGGGGAGCTTGAAGATCGTATTTTCCGGCCCGGACGCAAGAATCATCTGCCGCTAAAAGGCGGTAGCCCGGAATTGCTATACCTGCAGCGGGTTCGCGATGAAGCTCATCGTTTTGTTATCGGCAGGCAGCGGAAATCCCGCAAGCAGAAAGTTCTGCAAAGTGAAGTGCTATCCCTACCCGGAATCGGACCGAAGACCGCGCGTCTGCTCTGGGATGAGTTTGGATCGGTTCAAAAAATGAAAGAGGCTTCGGTTAAAGAACTATCCAATGTCCAAGGAATAGGAAAGAAAAGGGCGCAGCAGATATTCGATGCTTTTAAAGAGGTTTGA
- a CDS encoding Na+/H+ antiporter NhaC family protein — protein MKQEANGLALAPLALFLVIFIGTGFFLTMNGTSMAFYQLSATVAILPAIAWAIWMGKDKINDKINIFLRGAGEPGIITMCMIYLLAGGFASVAKSIGGVESTVNLGLSIVPASMVLPGLFVIAAFIATAMGTSMGTIAAIAPIAVGVAGKTDIPSALLMGAVVGGAMFGDNLSMISDTTIAATRTQGCQMSDKFKMNFLIALPAALVTIVILYLAGEGGQVVADGGYSLLKVLPYITILVMAVLGVNVFVVLGVGIVFTGMVGFVSLDSFNLLTFSQDIYKGFTGMQEILVLSLLVGGLGELIKFHGGITYIIDFIGKLTKGTKSTKAGEFSISALSVLSDLCTANNTVAIVLTGGMAKEIAESHNVDPRRSASLLDIFSCVVQGLIPYGAQVLLAGSISGLSPLEIIGNMHYCFILAVVAVLSIMTGFPRIRK, from the coding sequence ATGAAACAGGAAGCAAACGGTTTGGCCCTAGCGCCACTGGCCCTATTTTTGGTGATATTTATTGGTACCGGATTTTTCCTGACCATGAACGGAACCAGCATGGCTTTCTACCAGCTCTCCGCCACAGTCGCTATTCTGCCCGCAATTGCATGGGCTATCTGGATGGGAAAAGACAAGATCAACGACAAAATTAATATTTTTCTGCGCGGAGCAGGCGAGCCGGGCATCATCACCATGTGCATGATTTATCTGCTGGCCGGGGGATTCGCATCCGTTGCCAAATCCATCGGCGGTGTTGAGTCCACAGTAAACCTCGGGCTTTCCATCGTTCCTGCATCCATGGTTCTGCCCGGTCTGTTCGTCATAGCCGCTTTTATCGCGACCGCCATGGGTACTTCCATGGGAACCATTGCAGCAATCGCACCTATTGCTGTTGGTGTTGCCGGGAAGACTGATATTCCTTCCGCGCTGCTAATGGGAGCAGTTGTCGGTGGTGCAATGTTCGGTGATAACCTGTCTATGATTTCCGACACCACCATCGCCGCAACCCGCACACAGGGATGCCAGATGAGTGACAAGTTCAAGATGAACTTTCTTATAGCACTTCCGGCTGCATTGGTAACAATCGTTATACTGTACCTTGCCGGGGAGGGCGGGCAGGTAGTCGCTGACGGCGGATACAGCCTGCTGAAGGTTCTGCCGTATATTACAATTCTGGTTATGGCTGTGCTTGGAGTTAACGTGTTTGTTGTTCTTGGAGTAGGTATCGTATTCACCGGAATGGTTGGATTCGTTTCTTTGGACAGCTTTAATCTGCTGACCTTTTCGCAGGACATATACAAAGGTTTTACCGGAATGCAGGAAATTCTGGTTCTGTCACTGCTGGTAGGTGGTCTTGGCGAGCTGATCAAATTCCACGGCGGTATCACTTACATTATTGATTTCATCGGCAAACTGACCAAAGGAACAAAGTCCACTAAAGCCGGGGAATTCAGCATCAGTGCTCTTTCCGTCCTGTCTGACCTTTGTACAGCGAACAATACCGTAGCCATTGTCCTCACCGGGGGCATGGCAAAGGAAATCGCCGAAAGCCACAATGTTGACCCGCGCCGCAGCGCAAGTCTGCTGGATATCTTTTCTTGCGTAGTGCAGGGGCTGATCCCTTATGGCGCACAAGTTCTGCTTGCAGGTTCCATCTCCGGTCTTTCCCCGCTCGAGATCATCGGCAACATGCACTACTGCTTTATCCTCGCAGTAGTGGCAGTGCTTAGCATTATGACCGGATTTCCCAGAATCAGGAAATAG